A genomic segment from Nostoc sp. ATCC 53789 encodes:
- a CDS encoding Rpn family recombination-promoting nuclease/putative transposase: MFDNTCKFIAEMYSPDFATWLLGEPITLTKLSPTELSLEPIRADALILLQSDEVVLHIEFQTKPDDDMPFRMADYRLRVYRRFPNKRMHQVVIYLAKTESEKVYQTTFTTESLRHEFTVIRLWEQPPEVFLAAPGLLPFAVLSATENKVGTLQLASESIDKIADRRTQSNIAAASAILAGLVLEQEVIGRLFRKDIMRESVVYQSIKTEGSDEKARQIAVNLLKEGMAVDAIARLTDLSVEVVQQLQQGESENQG; this comes from the coding sequence ATGTTTGATAACACCTGCAAATTTATCGCTGAGATGTATTCTCCTGATTTTGCTACTTGGCTATTAGGAGAACCTATTACTTTAACCAAATTAAGTCCTACAGAATTGTCTTTAGAACCTATTCGTGCTGATGCCTTAATATTGCTGCAATCGGATGAAGTTGTTCTCCACATTGAATTTCAGACCAAACCTGATGACGATATGCCGTTTAGGATGGCTGATTATCGTTTAAGGGTGTATCGCCGTTTTCCCAATAAGCGAATGCATCAAGTGGTAATTTACTTAGCCAAAACTGAATCAGAGAAGGTGTATCAAACAACTTTTACCACTGAAAGTTTACGACATGAATTTACGGTAATTCGTTTGTGGGAGCAACCCCCAGAGGTATTTTTGGCAGCACCAGGATTACTCCCCTTTGCAGTTTTGAGTGCCACTGAGAACAAGGTTGGTACACTACAACTTGCATCTGAAAGTATTGATAAAATTGCTGATCGTCGGACACAAAGTAATATTGCTGCTGCCTCAGCAATCCTGGCTGGGTTAGTATTAGAACAAGAAGTGATTGGCCGTTTATTCAGGAAGGACATTATGCGCGAATCAGTGGTTTATCAATCAATAAAGACCGAAGGTAGCGATGAAAAAGCCCGTCAAATTGCTGTTAATCTCTTAAAAGAGGGCATGGCTGTTGATGCGATCGCTCGGCTGACTGACTTATCAGTAGAAGTAGTGCAACAACTACAACAGGGAGAATCTGAGAACCAAGGGTGA
- a CDS encoding 2-oxoglutarate and iron-dependent oxygenase domain-containing protein has product MVTIPIIDLSAFTRSNATNRQAVVKQIYQACHEIGFIYLQNSGISKDLIEQVFSYNQSFFKQPLEVKQKLAWSDEFCNTGYVALERERLDPNKPGDLKEAFNVNKEGTVRMDASIVGFYESCTKLANTILQIFALALELPEDFLTTKHNQYNHTLRLLHYPPLQTSPKPGQVRAGEHSDYGSITLLFQDEVSGLEVRTTDGEWIEAAAIPDTVIVNTGDLMQRWTNHVFCSTHHRVMIPNDDRVNQSRYSIAFFCHPNDDVEIACLQSCQKGKSPIYPPILAREYLLQRLQATY; this is encoded by the coding sequence ATGGTCACAATTCCAATAATTGATTTAAGTGCTTTCACTCGTAGCAACGCAACAAATCGGCAAGCTGTCGTGAAACAAATTTATCAAGCTTGCCATGAAATCGGTTTCATCTACTTGCAAAATTCGGGAATCTCAAAAGACTTAATAGAGCAAGTGTTCAGCTACAATCAATCTTTTTTTAAACAACCTTTAGAAGTTAAGCAAAAGCTTGCTTGGAGTGATGAATTTTGTAATACAGGATATGTTGCTCTTGAAAGAGAACGTCTTGACCCTAATAAACCAGGTGACTTAAAAGAGGCGTTTAATGTCAACAAGGAGGGTACTGTTAGGATGGATGCTTCTATTGTTGGTTTCTATGAAAGTTGCACAAAACTAGCTAACACAATATTGCAAATCTTTGCTTTGGCATTGGAATTGCCTGAAGATTTTTTGACGACAAAGCACAATCAATACAATCATACTTTGCGCTTGCTCCACTATCCCCCATTGCAAACATCACCCAAACCCGGACAAGTCCGTGCTGGGGAACACTCTGATTATGGCAGCATTACTTTACTTTTCCAAGATGAAGTTAGTGGGCTGGAAGTAAGAACAACAGATGGAGAATGGATTGAGGCGGCTGCAATTCCTGATACTGTTATAGTTAATACTGGTGATTTAATGCAGAGGTGGACAAATCATGTTTTTTGTTCAACTCACCATCGGGTGATGATTCCTAATGACGACAGGGTAAACCAGTCTCGGTATTCTATTGCTTTTTTCTGTCATCCTAATGATGATGTAGAGATTGCTTGTTTACAAAGTTGCCAAAAAGGAAAATCCCCTATTTATCCGCCTATTTTAGCAAGAGAATATCTTTTACAACGGTTACAAGCAACATATTAG
- a CDS encoding FAD-binding oxidoreductase, which translates to MKTYDWIVVGGGITGAALAYELGKAGFGVLLVEEYEIPQNATRYSYGGLAYWSGTTAFTRQLCKEASARYRILSLELDADIEFRELDLLLTIPVSSDPEAIAASYNNCADVPHLFSPEAAIELEPLLNQQAISGALTVKHGHIHPQKTAQAYIQAFLRGGGEVQITQVLQILESGVKTTTATYHSANVVICAGGLSRQLLKASGISTKIYFTHAEIIETAPVDVKLSTLVMPANVQRFQLEAQSAQVDEVWDHPGNEPVTAILDAGAIQFQDGTLRLGQISRILTDPHAKVNSQASEKWLRESVGEVLPTLKNLPGIWHHCLVAFSGNQFPIIGAVPGLDNVYVFSGLSNPLVMVLPLAERFANNSYL; encoded by the coding sequence ATGAAAACTTACGACTGGATTGTAGTTGGTGGTGGGATTACAGGTGCTGCACTTGCTTATGAATTAGGAAAAGCAGGCTTTGGCGTACTTCTGGTGGAAGAATATGAAATACCACAGAATGCAACTCGTTATAGTTATGGTGGGCTTGCATATTGGTCGGGTACTACAGCATTTACTCGCCAATTATGCAAAGAAGCAAGCGCTCGCTATCGTATCTTATCTCTTGAGTTAGACGCTGATATCGAGTTTCGGGAATTAGATTTATTACTGACTATTCCAGTTTCTAGTGACCCAGAAGCGATCGCTGCATCCTATAACAATTGTGCCGATGTACCACATTTATTTAGCCCAGAAGCCGCGATTGAACTGGAACCACTCCTAAATCAACAGGCGATATCTGGTGCTTTAACTGTTAAGCACGGTCATATTCATCCACAAAAAACAGCACAAGCTTACATTCAAGCTTTTTTGCGTGGTGGGGGTGAAGTGCAAATTACCCAAGTATTGCAAATATTAGAAAGTGGTGTAAAAACCACTACTGCAACTTACCACAGTGCAAATGTTGTCATTTGTGCAGGTGGACTTAGCCGCCAACTATTAAAGGCATCTGGTATTTCCACTAAAATATATTTTACCCACGCAGAAATAATTGAAACTGCACCAGTTGATGTCAAGTTAAGCACCTTAGTTATGCCAGCAAATGTGCAACGATTTCAATTAGAAGCCCAATCTGCTCAAGTCGATGAAGTTTGGGATCATCCAGGTAATGAACCAGTAACAGCGATTTTAGATGCTGGCGCAATTCAATTTCAAGATGGCACTTTACGCTTGGGTCAAATTAGTCGCATTCTCACAGATCCTCATGCCAAGGTAAATTCACAAGCAAGTGAAAAATGGTTGCGAGAAAGTGTCGGGGAAGTGTTACCAACTTTGAAGAATTTACCAGGAATTTGGCATCATTGCTTGGTGGCATTTAGTGGGAATCAATTTCCTATAATTGGTGCTGTTCCAGGATTAGACAATGTTTATGTGTTTAGTGGATTAAGCAATCCGCTAGTAATGGTACTACCCTTAGCAGAACGCTTTGCTAATAACAGTTATCTATGA
- a CDS encoding SDR family oxidoreductase encodes MAQDELKNKVALITGANKGLGLEMSRQLGQHGLTILIAARNLDAAKTAASNLENEGVIAHPIALDVTDSNQIESAVQQISDSFGRLDVLINNAGVFLDGDWLTSNASSISVDTIRQTFNTNFFGLVELTQRALPLILNSPSGRIVNMSSIEASLTLHADPNSFIYDSKPFAYNASKAAVNSFTIHLAHELRNTPVKINSAHPGWVKTELGGEGAMMDIVSGAKTGVELAILPNDGPSGGFFHLGEPVAW; translated from the coding sequence ATGGCGCAGGACGAACTAAAGAACAAAGTAGCTTTGATTACTGGTGCAAATAAAGGTCTGGGGCTGGAAATGAGTCGTCAACTTGGACAACATGGATTGACAATTCTGATAGCGGCCCGAAACTTAGATGCAGCTAAAACAGCAGCAAGTAACTTAGAGAATGAAGGAGTTATAGCTCACCCAATTGCCCTGGATGTCACTGATAGCAATCAAATTGAATCTGCCGTTCAACAAATTAGTGACTCTTTTGGTAGGCTTGATGTCTTGATCAATAACGCGGGTGTGTTTTTAGATGGTGACTGGTTAACCAGTAATGCTAGTTCTATTTCTGTAGACACTATTCGACAGACATTTAACACAAACTTTTTTGGCTTAGTGGAATTAACTCAACGAGCATTGCCGTTAATATTGAATAGTCCTAGTGGTCGAATTGTAAATATGTCGAGTATTGAAGCCTCGTTAACACTTCATGCTGACCCCAATTCATTCATCTATGATTCCAAACCATTTGCTTACAATGCTTCTAAGGCAGCAGTGAACTCATTTACAATTCATTTAGCTCATGAGTTACGCAATACTCCGGTGAAGATTAATAGCGCTCATCCGGGTTGGGTAAAAACGGAATTAGGTGGTGAAGGTGCGATGATGGACATCGTATCAGGTGCGAAAACTGGTGTTGAATTAGCGATATTGCCAAATGATGGCCCCAGTGGTGGTTTTTTCCATCTTGGCGAACCAGTAGCTTGGTAA
- a CDS encoding DNA-binding protein, with product MYQDMYNLAWVKTACEHVLGKSISIRAWRKWLRICGVQQYARQVRLKECCYLLGLAYLKSQNLFKRYSLSDVSLLLKKDQERFAQFGIDLEEPDFPLSGRELPNFIYDRTKRKISLRTVYRWAEKHSIPFSVSRIIPPQELIRWLELGNAAS from the coding sequence ATGTATCAAGATATGTATAATCTTGCTTGGGTAAAAACAGCTTGTGAACACGTCTTAGGTAAAAGCATTAGTATTAGAGCTTGGCGAAAATGGTTAAGGATATGTGGTGTACAGCAGTACGCCCGACAGGTGAGATTGAAAGAATGCTGCTATTTGTTAGGGCTTGCATATCTCAAAAGTCAAAATCTCTTCAAAAGGTATTCTTTGTCAGACGTTTCATTGCTACTCAAAAAGGATCAAGAGCGTTTTGCTCAATTTGGTATCGACTTAGAAGAACCAGATTTTCCGTTATCTGGGCGAGAACTTCCGAATTTTATCTACGACAGAACAAAGCGTAAAATCAGCTTGCGAACTGTGTATCGTTGGGCTGAAAAACACAGTATTCCCTTCTCTGTATCGAGAATTATTCCCCCACAAGAACTAATTAGATGGCTGGAATTAGGAAATGCCGCTTCTTAA
- a CDS encoding four helix bundle protein, whose translation MRQAAKTFQDLIVWQKAHQFVLNVYKLTGQFPKSEIFGLSSQFRRASVSIAANIAEGFKKKGRADKARFMNTAQGSLEECRYYLILARDLNYGDMANAINQLEEVSKLLTSYVNSILTSDS comes from the coding sequence ATGAGACAAGCAGCAAAAACATTTCAAGATTTAATAGTTTGGCAGAAAGCACATCAATTTGTTTTGAACGTATATAAACTGACTGGTCAATTTCCTAAGTCAGAAATATTTGGGTTATCCTCACAATTTAGACGTGCATCTGTTTCTATCGCCGCTAATATTGCTGAGGGATTTAAGAAAAAAGGGAGAGCAGATAAAGCAAGATTTATGAACACGGCACAGGGTTCTTTAGAAGAATGTAGATATTATTTAATCCTAGCTAGGGATTTAAATTACGGTGATATGGCAAACGCAATTAACCAACTTGAAGAAGTTAGCAAATTACTAACAAGTTATGTTAATTCCATTCTGACTTCTGACTCCTGA
- a CDS encoding MarC family protein, with amino-acid sequence MSTKRLFKLSNVFQLMFCWQSFLNSIFYIRFGSSKLAQRGFGVLTFFLLTLSLQLALPSLATTQFDSVDCPAGANVQQCQSSEVLVSSLIAQSPDATVPPNTPDVSDTIVLPKQRLADRIARTSIESPFGVFNLFIIFFVTLGPIKVIPPFVQLTQNADRSLRQQLAFRSAALATIVILLVAIIGQNIVRVWQIRLPSLLIAGGILLFLVALNMVITQYQPLPLPEDSSLPSLKLVVSPLTFPVILPPFGIAIALVLMLVFQEIGFNPLAVLGTLVLVMLLNFIGMLAARPILAFLKPITLRIFGFVLGVLQLALGIEWIITGLEIEALVFRRLFGF; translated from the coding sequence GTGTCTACCAAACGCTTGTTCAAACTTTCAAATGTTTTTCAGCTAATGTTTTGTTGGCAATCGTTTCTAAATTCAATTTTCTATATCAGATTTGGTTCCTCAAAATTAGCACAGCGAGGATTTGGTGTACTAACCTTTTTCCTGCTAACGCTCTCCCTGCAACTGGCGCTTCCATCTCTAGCCACTACTCAATTTGATTCTGTTGATTGTCCGGCTGGTGCTAACGTTCAACAATGCCAATCTTCAGAGGTTTTGGTTAGCTCACTCATCGCGCAATCTCCTGACGCAACTGTCCCACCCAATACCCCAGATGTCTCTGACACCATTGTTTTGCCCAAACAACGCCTTGCCGATCGCATTGCCCGCACATCGATCGAGTCCCCATTTGGAGTATTCAATCTATTCATCATTTTCTTTGTGACGCTAGGACCAATCAAAGTTATCCCGCCGTTTGTACAGCTTACTCAGAATGCCGATCGATCGCTGCGGCAACAGCTAGCGTTTCGCAGTGCTGCCCTAGCAACGATCGTGATTTTACTGGTGGCGATTATTGGGCAAAACATAGTGCGTGTTTGGCAAATTCGATTGCCTTCGTTGCTGATTGCTGGGGGAATTCTCCTATTTTTGGTAGCGCTTAACATGGTAATCACTCAGTATCAACCACTCCCGCTTCCAGAAGACTCTTCTCTGCCTTCCCTAAAACTAGTGGTGTCTCCCCTCACCTTTCCCGTCATTTTGCCGCCCTTTGGCATTGCGATCGCCCTGGTGTTGATGTTAGTATTCCAGGAAATTGGCTTTAACCCGCTAGCGGTTTTGGGCACATTGGTGCTGGTCATGCTACTGAATTTTATAGGTATGTTGGCAGCTCGACCGATTCTGGCATTCCTCAAACCTATCACCCTGCGAATATTTGGTTTTGTGTTGGGGGTGTTGCAGTTGGCATTAGGGATTGAATGGATCATCACTGGATTAGAGATTGAAGCACTGGTATTTCGTCGTTTGTTTGGCTTCTGA
- a CDS encoding peroxidase: MLEFDDIQHILLTRVPALTGRYEFLSFRNPVGGRAWLAAILEKVQSSAEVRASVEQDNRWVSVAFTWNGLRALGMDEASLATFPEEFKQGMVARAEILGDTGTNHPDNWVGGVASPDLHAIVILFARDNAERDRCKAEHQRLVEQCEGVEVLSALDLEATPPFNYAHDHFGYRDRLSQPVIEGSGEEPTPGSGAPLKAGEFILGYPDEYGSPANLPQPEILSRNGSYMAYRRLQEHIIEFRDFLRQHGQTPEEQELVAAKLMGRWRSGAPLVLSPDKDDPALAVDMQRNNDFNYATMDPHGYAVPLGSHIRRLNPRDTGANMNRRRMIRRGATYGPPLPEDAPEDRIERGIAAFVICASLIRQFEFAQNVWVNDKNFHELGNERDPIIGTQDGTLDFKIPKRPIRKTIKGIPAFTTVRGGAYFFLPGLKALGYLASLSSGR, from the coding sequence ATGCTTGAGTTCGATGACATTCAGCACATTCTGTTGACTCGTGTGCCTGCGCTCACCGGACGGTATGAATTTCTATCGTTCCGGAACCCTGTTGGTGGACGAGCATGGCTAGCTGCCATTCTTGAAAAAGTACAGTCGTCTGCGGAGGTTCGTGCTTCGGTCGAACAGGACAACCGATGGGTGAGCGTGGCCTTCACCTGGAACGGCCTGCGGGCGCTGGGTATGGATGAGGCATCACTGGCCACGTTTCCTGAGGAGTTTAAGCAGGGCATGGTGGCCCGCGCGGAGATCCTCGGCGACACCGGCACGAATCATCCTGACAATTGGGTGGGAGGTGTGGCTAGTCCGGATCTCCATGCAATTGTGATTCTCTTTGCCCGCGATAACGCAGAGCGCGATCGGTGCAAGGCGGAGCACCAGCGACTTGTCGAGCAGTGCGAGGGTGTGGAAGTGCTCTCGGCATTGGATCTGGAGGCAACGCCGCCTTTCAACTACGCACACGATCACTTCGGCTACCGCGATCGGCTCTCGCAGCCAGTCATCGAAGGATCGGGCGAAGAGCCGACGCCCGGTTCCGGTGCGCCGCTGAAGGCGGGCGAGTTCATCCTGGGCTACCCAGACGAATACGGTTCCCCAGCCAATCTGCCACAACCTGAGATCCTCTCTCGGAACGGTAGCTACATGGCCTATCGACGCCTACAGGAGCATATCATCGAGTTTCGTGACTTCTTGCGCCAGCACGGTCAGACGCCGGAAGAGCAGGAACTTGTGGCAGCAAAGTTGATGGGCCGCTGGCGCAGCGGCGCACCGCTGGTGCTGTCCCCAGACAAGGACGATCCAGCACTTGCCGTGGATATGCAGCGCAACAACGACTTCAACTATGCGACTATGGACCCGCATGGCTATGCCGTACCCCTCGGCTCCCATATCCGTCGCCTGAATCCTCGTGATACAGGGGCGAACATGAACCGGCGACGGATGATCCGTCGTGGGGCGACCTACGGGCCACCACTCCCGGAAGATGCGCCGGAAGATAGGATAGAGCGTGGCATTGCTGCCTTCGTGATCTGCGCGAGCCTGATTCGTCAGTTCGAGTTCGCGCAGAACGTGTGGGTGAATGACAAGAACTTCCACGAACTCGGCAACGAGCGCGATCCGATTATCGGCACGCAGGACGGCACCCTTGACTTCAAGATCCCGAAGCGGCCAATCCGGAAAACCATCAAGGGCATTCCGGCATTCACCACGGTTCGGGGTGGGGCTTACTTCTTTCTGCCTGGACTGAAGGCGCTTGGGTACCTGGCGTCACTGAGCAGTGGCAGGTAA
- a CDS encoding IS1 family transposase: MKLKNLLEPFGVRKYCTDGWGVDKWHLPPEKHEICKRKTQIIEHKHLNLRTRLKRLARKTIYFSKTEEMHDLVIGLFINRYEFGLNV; encoded by the coding sequence CTGAAGCTAAAAAATTTATTAGAGCCATTTGGTGTTAGGAAATACTGTACAGATGGTTGGGGAGTTGATAAATGGCATTTACCTCCAGAAAAACATGAGATTTGCAAGAGAAAGACTCAAATAATTGAACATAAACATCTAAATTTAAGAACTCGGCTTAAGCGACTGGCTAGAAAGACAATTTACTTTTCTAAGACTGAGGAAATGCATGACTTGGTTATTGGGCTCTTTATCAATCGCTACGAGTTTGGCTTAAACGTCTAA
- a CDS encoding type II toxin-antitoxin system RelE/ParE family toxin: MSYQVLIQPTAFQEIETSYRWMCDNLSAEVANSWYYELLDAIASLKEFPNRCSIAPEAPVIGREIRQLWVGKRRKYRVLFFVSENTVAILHVRNSRQSDLGEESE; encoded by the coding sequence ATGAGTTACCAGGTTCTCATTCAACCCACTGCCTTTCAAGAAATCGAAACATCCTATCGTTGGATGTGCGACAATCTGAGTGCTGAAGTAGCCAATAGCTGGTATTATGAGCTTCTTGACGCTATCGCTTCACTGAAAGAATTTCCTAATCGGTGTAGCATAGCACCAGAAGCACCAGTGATTGGTCGTGAAATTCGGCAACTTTGGGTTGGAAAACGAAGAAAATATCGAGTTTTATTTTTCGTGTCAGAAAATACTGTAGCAATTCTTCATGTTCGCAACAGTCGCCAATCTGATCTAGGTGAAGAATCCGAGTGA
- a CDS encoding prevent-host-death family protein, which produces MTIKELLLQEIDNTPNELLEDLLGFLKSLKTSPKHPLATYRELLERIDYLEAIVGIRKGLDEFEQGEGILSDQALAALEQKLGIPPRP; this is translated from the coding sequence ATGACGATCAAAGAATTGCTATTACAAGAAATTGACAACACTCCAAACGAACTACTAGAGGATCTACTTGGGTTTTTGAAATCACTCAAAACATCTCCAAAACATCCACTAGCCACATATAGAGAACTCTTAGAACGCATTGATTATCTAGAAGCAATAGTAGGTATTCGTAAAGGACTAGATGAGTTTGAGCAGGGTGAAGGAATTCTGTCCGACCAAGCCTTGGCAGCCCTAGAACAAAAACTAGGCATTCCGCCTCGCCCATGA
- a CDS encoding FAD-dependent oxidoreductase yields the protein MPNISGKHISYWIDSTPTANFPPLINNLSVDVAIVGAGIAGITAATLLKRAGKTVAVIESQQISTGVSGHTTAKVTSLHQLIYADLIKNHGEKKAQIYAQSNQAALEFIAKTVTEQQIDCDFSRQSAYTFAETEDHLKDIEKEVEAALKIGLPATFVRETSLPFPIVGAVKFDNQAQFHSRKYLLHLIKQIPGNGSYVFENTRVLKVDEDNLCQVTTDKGIIQAQNVIVSTNIPITDEGLFFAKTYPKRSYIIGARIAEQKAPVGMYIGSGEKYYSIRTTPDKNGLLLLVGGGGHQVGTVENTEEKYLDLENYARSRFDIDSIDYRWSTQDFVSFDKIPYVGKLTPLSKHTFVATGFSLWGMTQGTLSGMILSDQILGIENPAADLYDSTRATPFLTPQGIKQNLEVGAHWVGDRLKGLNKSLQDVAIGEGKLVTVDGDKVAAYRDQTGEIHAVSAVCSHLGCVVAWNSAEKSWDCPCHGSRFSCKGEVLHGPTVKDLKKF from the coding sequence ATGCCTAATATATCAGGAAAGCACATTTCTTACTGGATTGACTCAACACCCACAGCTAATTTTCCACCACTTATCAATAATCTATCTGTGGATGTTGCAATTGTCGGTGCAGGTATTGCAGGAATCACTGCTGCAACATTACTTAAACGCGCAGGTAAAACCGTTGCCGTAATTGAATCGCAACAAATATCTACTGGTGTTAGCGGTCATACTACAGCCAAAGTTACCTCACTTCACCAATTGATTTATGCCGATTTGATTAAAAATCATGGTGAAAAAAAGGCACAGATATATGCACAGTCAAACCAAGCAGCACTAGAATTCATTGCTAAAACAGTTACCGAACAACAAATCGACTGTGATTTTAGTCGCCAAAGTGCCTATACTTTCGCAGAAACTGAAGATCATCTCAAGGACATTGAAAAAGAGGTAGAAGCAGCACTAAAAATCGGACTACCCGCCACATTTGTTCGTGAAACTTCCTTGCCCTTTCCTATTGTTGGTGCTGTTAAGTTTGACAACCAAGCACAATTTCATTCTCGCAAATACCTCTTACACCTGATCAAGCAGATTCCTGGTAATGGAAGTTACGTATTTGAAAATACAAGAGTACTCAAGGTCGATGAAGATAATCTTTGTCAAGTTACTACTGACAAGGGAATTATTCAGGCACAAAATGTCATAGTTTCAACCAATATTCCCATTACCGATGAAGGATTATTCTTTGCTAAAACTTACCCCAAACGTTCTTACATCATTGGTGCGCGGATTGCAGAGCAGAAAGCACCTGTGGGAATGTACATCGGTTCAGGAGAAAAATACTACTCTATTCGCACTACTCCTGACAAGAATGGCTTATTGCTACTTGTTGGTGGCGGCGGTCATCAAGTAGGAACAGTGGAGAATACTGAAGAAAAATATCTAGATTTAGAAAATTATGCCCGTTCTCGCTTTGATATCGATTCCATTGACTATCGTTGGTCTACTCAGGATTTTGTATCTTTTGACAAGATACCTTATGTAGGAAAATTAACTCCTCTAAGCAAGCATACCTTTGTGGCAACTGGGTTTAGTCTGTGGGGCATGACTCAAGGAACCTTGTCTGGAATGATACTTTCAGACCAGATTTTAGGCATTGAAAATCCTGCGGCTGATTTGTACGATTCAACCCGCGCCACTCCTTTTCTCACTCCACAAGGTATAAAGCAAAACTTGGAAGTTGGCGCTCATTGGGTAGGCGATCGCCTCAAGGGATTGAATAAATCTCTGCAAGATGTGGCTATCGGTGAAGGAAAACTAGTCACTGTCGATGGGGATAAAGTTGCCGCTTACCGAGATCAAACAGGAGAAATACACGCTGTTTCTGCGGTATGTTCTCACTTGGGTTGTGTTGTTGCTTGGAACAGTGCCGAGAAAAGTTGGGACTGTCCTTGTCATGGTTCACGTTTCAGTTGCAAAGGGGAAGTTTTACACGGTCCGACAGTGAAAGATTTAAAGAAATTTTAG
- a CDS encoding AIPR family protein, whose product MPKTWNIKIDNYFQANPNCIIATAHVDSFPIDLPLEPNIREPNRKSATYRQMFDSLTTEPEKFFSRHSGIVLSANKVKPIKNKTELELEVLEANEGGSDGIINGGHTVLAFEQAKNYKYDLTEARVKVTIHIGLTEESAKDIALASNTTTPVDSRSKVNARGDYKFIKQYLAQLEQKEDRKFRIAYYQNQSGAPRNAQCNVTHLLKLIYCLDRNKYNPDGNKRTKHPAGMSLPSNITDAERERLTALLPLLTHALWIEQRLYEIIQEHISNPRRKGANDLASIDIRKTTLLPDSKYSFGFGAPTDLALPIIASYRVFLDKDYKWILPFNEFAEDFLQHLWNNYFRKYLVSEKTAGNTVGTKISRNQEIWESLYISAQSYLNQHLVKMVNSSKSEEPKVTQGTKRRVQADKK is encoded by the coding sequence ATGCCCAAGACTTGGAACATCAAGATAGACAACTATTTTCAAGCCAACCCCAATTGCATCATCGCCACCGCCCATGTAGACTCATTCCCGATAGACCTACCACTAGAACCGAACATCCGCGAACCGAACCGCAAAAGCGCGACCTACAGACAAATGTTCGATTCACTGACCACCGAACCCGAAAAATTCTTCTCTCGTCATAGCGGAATCGTTCTGTCAGCCAATAAAGTTAAGCCTATCAAGAACAAAACTGAACTAGAGCTAGAAGTCTTAGAAGCGAACGAGGGAGGTAGTGATGGCATTATTAACGGGGGGCATACAGTTTTAGCTTTTGAGCAAGCGAAAAATTACAAATATGACCTAACCGAAGCCAGGGTAAAAGTTACGATCCACATCGGACTGACTGAAGAATCAGCCAAAGATATAGCCCTGGCCTCCAACACCACAACGCCAGTAGATTCTCGTTCCAAAGTCAACGCTAGGGGTGATTACAAATTCATCAAGCAGTACTTAGCTCAGTTAGAACAGAAAGAAGATAGGAAATTCCGCATCGCCTATTACCAGAATCAAAGCGGCGCTCCCAGAAATGCCCAGTGTAATGTCACCCATTTGCTCAAGCTCATTTACTGCCTTGATAGAAATAAATACAATCCCGACGGAAATAAACGAACCAAGCACCCAGCAGGGATGAGCCTTCCCTCTAACATCACAGATGCAGAAAGAGAAAGATTAACCGCTTTACTGCCTCTCTTGACTCATGCTCTGTGGATAGAGCAAAGACTGTACGAAATAATCCAAGAACATATCAGCAACCCCAGAAGAAAGGGTGCCAACGATTTAGCATCAATTGATATACGTAAAACGACGTTATTGCCTGATAGCAAGTACTCTTTTGGGTTTGGTGCGCCAACTGACCTGGCACTACCGATAATTGCATCCTATCGGGTATTTTTGGATAAAGACTATAAATGGATTCTGCCGTTTAACGAATTTGCTGAAGATTTTCTCCAACACTTGTGGAATAACTATTTCCGTAAATATTTGGTGTCGGAGAAAACAGCAGGGAATACAGTCGGCACAAAAATCAGCCGCAATCAAGAGATTTGGGAAAGTTTGTACATTTCGGCGCAGAGTTATCTAAATCAGCACTTGGTTAAAATGGTCAACTCCAGTAAGTCAGAAGAACCGAAGGTGACACAAGGTACAAAAAGGCGTGTGCAAGCAGATAAGAAATGA